Proteins from one Cystobacter fuscus DSM 2262 genomic window:
- a CDS encoding fascin domain-containing protein, which yields MNSSPEGQDDVTEAASSPLLLSGVSFKTVLGGRYVGAQNNGGGAVIATATSAQAWEKFTIDDINGGALESGDSIFITAGTGQYFQAANGGGSTLNAASWNRLGWETFRIVKKSGSGPIANGDIVGLQAVTTGHWVSAENGGGGTVFAYGAVLDSWEQLTISGLSGGTTPPPTTGCDAPGLVWKTANKTNYTSYPDPGSEECTKYNGCTWAGQFAACEGKKSEAWVAAHNIVAVFPNMNALKLHDLCLKSGTKTIVVTVLDTCADSDCSGCCTQNKGNADALIDLESYTNERWGVPDGSIQWADLGPTKGSGCN from the coding sequence GTGAACAGTTCGCCTGAAGGGCAGGACGACGTCACGGAGGCCGCCTCGAGTCCGTTGCTCCTCTCCGGCGTGAGCTTCAAGACGGTGCTCGGCGGCCGCTATGTGGGCGCCCAGAACAATGGAGGTGGCGCGGTCATCGCGACGGCGACGAGCGCCCAGGCGTGGGAGAAGTTCACGATCGATGACATCAACGGCGGGGCCCTCGAGAGTGGAGACTCGATCTTCATCACCGCGGGCACCGGGCAGTACTTTCAGGCCGCCAACGGCGGTGGCTCGACGCTGAACGCCGCCAGCTGGAATCGCCTGGGCTGGGAGACGTTCCGCATCGTCAAGAAGAGCGGGAGCGGCCCGATCGCCAACGGCGACATCGTCGGCCTGCAGGCGGTCACGACTGGCCATTGGGTGTCGGCGGAGAACGGTGGCGGCGGCACGGTGTTCGCGTATGGCGCCGTGCTCGACTCGTGGGAGCAGTTGACGATCTCTGGCTTGTCCGGAGGCACGACGCCGCCTCCCACCACGGGCTGTGACGCTCCCGGCCTCGTCTGGAAGACCGCCAACAAGACCAACTACACGTCATACCCGGATCCGGGCAGCGAGGAGTGCACCAAGTACAACGGCTGCACGTGGGCAGGGCAGTTCGCGGCGTGCGAAGGGAAGAAGTCGGAGGCGTGGGTGGCGGCGCACAACATCGTCGCGGTGTTCCCCAACATGAACGCGCTCAAGCTCCATGACCTTTGCCTGAAGTCCGGCACGAAGACCATCGTGGTCACCGTGCTCGACACGTGCGCCGACTCGGACTGCTCGGGTTGCTGCACCCAGAACAAGGGGAACGCCGACGCGCTGATCGACCTCGAGAGCTATACCAACGAGCGCTGGGGCGTCCCCGACGGCAGCATCCAATGGGCGGACCTCGGTCCGACCAAGGGGAGCGGCTGTAACTGA
- a CDS encoding glycerophosphodiester phosphodiesterase yields MASPLVNAGYWANVTKAFPRTPTGHVAAIGRHNCYVTTETTSSANLTKTNATVQSAINADADLLEFDVKEEGGRVYVHHEDDGSTNGPLLANVLDYASLKSDDAVLYIEIKETSTSQSIARQLLDLLRARRTWYARAGRPVVFRGFYARRANLAAVQALLPEYPDLSPYIQFHVFLRDGDAADMLAFHGLLRDAKTRGWHGVEFPYDSENLLSKVAYAKSLGLGVSLWTIPTSMGEVYLSNMREEVDAFVCEYDVTKARGVISDANQLLYMSVWNQPAGATSVRYYRTGATAYTVPVNVAGAPTTRTDAEGEDRHGTSLVFSAPSAQALPFYDADTAAGQGYLVSAYVNFDDLLTTCPGGASSCTMALLNKAEAGGFALELHRSSSGARVLRFGVHVAGGYQYATLPLDGLNGSNGYLITGCYDGSGAVRLWVDNSAAGTTPTASFTGGVQNTDVPVMGGADPQASGAPRMFLSAKVQMLQVLRWTGTGH; encoded by the coding sequence GTGGCCTCCCCCCTCGTGAACGCCGGCTACTGGGCCAACGTCACCAAGGCCTTCCCGCGGACTCCGACCGGACATGTGGCGGCCATCGGCCGGCACAACTGCTACGTGACCACCGAGACGACCTCCTCGGCCAACCTCACGAAGACGAACGCGACGGTACAGTCCGCCATCAATGCCGACGCCGACCTCCTCGAGTTCGACGTCAAGGAGGAGGGGGGGAGGGTGTACGTCCACCATGAGGACGATGGTTCCACCAACGGGCCCCTCCTGGCCAACGTGCTGGACTACGCCTCGCTGAAGTCCGACGACGCGGTGCTCTACATCGAGATCAAGGAGACGAGCACGTCCCAGAGCATCGCCCGCCAGTTGCTGGACCTGCTCCGGGCCCGGCGGACCTGGTACGCGCGCGCCGGCCGCCCCGTCGTCTTCCGCGGCTTCTACGCCCGCCGGGCCAATCTCGCGGCGGTGCAGGCCCTCCTCCCCGAGTATCCGGATCTCAGCCCCTACATCCAGTTCCACGTCTTCCTCAGGGATGGCGACGCCGCCGACATGCTCGCCTTCCATGGGCTGCTCCGGGATGCGAAGACCCGGGGGTGGCATGGTGTCGAGTTCCCCTATGACAGCGAGAACCTCCTGTCGAAGGTGGCCTATGCGAAGTCCCTGGGGCTGGGCGTCTCGCTGTGGACCATTCCCACCAGCATGGGCGAGGTCTACCTGTCGAACATGCGCGAGGAGGTGGATGCCTTCGTCTGCGAATACGACGTGACCAAGGCGCGGGGAGTGATCTCGGACGCCAACCAGCTCCTCTACATGAGCGTCTGGAACCAGCCAGCCGGGGCGACGAGTGTCCGCTATTACCGCACCGGAGCCACGGCCTACACGGTACCGGTCAACGTCGCGGGGGCACCGACCACGAGGACGGACGCCGAGGGAGAGGATCGTCATGGCACTTCACTCGTCTTCTCCGCGCCCTCCGCGCAGGCGCTGCCCTTCTACGATGCGGACACGGCCGCCGGGCAGGGCTACCTCGTGAGCGCGTATGTCAATTTCGATGATCTGCTCACCACCTGCCCGGGAGGAGCGAGCAGCTGCACGATGGCGCTGCTGAACAAGGCGGAGGCCGGCGGGTTCGCGCTCGAGCTGCACCGCTCCAGCAGCGGCGCGCGAGTGCTGCGCTTTGGCGTCCACGTGGCGGGGGGTTACCAGTACGCCACCCTTCCGCTCGATGGCCTCAACGGCAGCAATGGCTACCTCATCACGGGTTGCTATGACGGGAGCGGTGCGGTCCGGCTCTGGGTGGACAACAGCGCGGCGGGCACCACGCCGACGGCCTCCTTCACCGGGGGGGTGCAGAACACGGACGTCCCCGTGATGGGCGGCGCGGACCCGCAGGCCAGCGGGGCCCCGCGCATGTTCCTGAGCGCCAAGGTGCAGATGCTCCAGGTCCTGCGCTGGACCGGTACCGGGCACTGA
- a CDS encoding HEAT repeat domain-containing protein, with translation MTRPSAFTSNVLGLLALTLCHVVPTPASAQGVSSRPAPVIQGETCSVRGLMDQIRRGLGSKSEAYKRYLRTLLRESAVTLPDSELRAAFERETDPLMVEHLAVALVARTERGADPSAMQAVARRALEERDPAVRAATVRAMRRTSAIENTGDMYERLVRDASPEVRMEAATNLIEDNQFVYSGHHGPAADTAVAAAFASTDPKVTAKLLGNLSTEAISADSTSRLQSLLRSDHAEVREAAATALGGVPSTRMASARESLLAMYLGEKDSSVRKALLQSIAQLGFADAVPELQRLRGVDPSLVAEIDAWTRALGMGLQEWSLILREKQRLMQAR, from the coding sequence ATGACCCGCCCCTCCGCCTTCACCTCGAACGTGCTCGGCCTGCTGGCACTCACGCTCTGCCATGTCGTGCCCACACCCGCCTCCGCGCAGGGGGTCTCCTCGCGCCCGGCTCCCGTCATCCAGGGGGAGACGTGCTCGGTGCGGGGCCTGATGGATCAGATCCGGCGGGGTCTCGGCTCGAAGTCGGAGGCCTACAAGCGCTACCTGCGCACGCTCCTGCGCGAGTCCGCCGTCACCCTGCCTGACAGCGAGCTCCGGGCGGCGTTCGAACGGGAGACGGATCCGCTCATGGTCGAGCACCTGGCGGTGGCCCTGGTCGCGCGGACCGAGCGCGGGGCGGACCCCAGCGCGATGCAGGCCGTGGCCAGGCGGGCCCTGGAGGAGCGCGATCCGGCGGTCCGCGCCGCCACGGTCCGCGCGATGCGACGCACCAGCGCCATCGAGAACACGGGGGACATGTATGAGCGCCTGGTGCGGGACGCCTCGCCCGAGGTGCGCATGGAGGCGGCGACCAACCTCATCGAGGACAACCAGTTCGTCTACTCGGGTCACCACGGCCCGGCCGCGGACACGGCGGTGGCGGCGGCCTTCGCCTCCACGGATCCGAAGGTGACCGCGAAGCTCCTCGGCAACCTCTCGACCGAGGCGATCAGCGCCGACTCGACGAGCCGGCTCCAGTCACTGCTGCGCAGCGACCACGCGGAGGTCCGCGAGGCGGCGGCCACCGCGCTGGGCGGAGTGCCCTCGACGCGGATGGCCAGCGCCCGGGAGTCGCTGCTCGCCATGTACCTCGGCGAGAAGGACTCCTCGGTGCGCAAGGCGCTGCTGCAGAGCATCGCCCAGTTGGGCTTCGCGGACGCGGTGCCCGAACTCCAGCGGCTGCGCGGCGTCGATCCCAGTCTGGTGGCGGAGATCGACGCGTGGACGCGAGCACTCGGCATGGGCCTTCAGGAGTGGAGCCTGATCCTGAGGGAGAAACAGCGGCTGATGCAGGCTCGATGA